One genomic segment of Flagellimonas marinaquae includes these proteins:
- a CDS encoding energy transducer TonB, giving the protein MSFLDTRHKKKSFTLTTLLLSALLLLLFYIGLTYLDPPIENGIAVNFGTMEYGSGEVQPTERVKSEPREVESQPEPHEFTEPAEPEETVVEEAPVEEVLTSDDAETIKLRQQQEAKRKAEEEAQKAKAEAERIAREKREAEERKRQEQEAKKKSVDALIGGIGKSDGTATGSEGDDDRAGDKGQPDGDPYATSYYGSPGTGTGGYGLSGRALADNGKVRQECNEEGRVVVRIVVDRSGKVIKAEPGVKGTTNNAPCLLEPARKTAMLHRWNPDSNAPAQQIGFVVVNFKLGQ; this is encoded by the coding sequence ATGTCGTTCTTAGATACGAGACACAAGAAAAAATCTTTTACGCTTACCACTCTTTTGTTAAGCGCATTGCTGCTATTGCTTTTTTATATTGGATTGACCTATCTCGACCCGCCCATTGAAAATGGAATTGCCGTTAATTTCGGTACCATGGAATATGGTAGTGGAGAGGTGCAACCTACAGAAAGGGTGAAGTCCGAACCGAGAGAAGTGGAGAGCCAACCGGAGCCACATGAGTTTACTGAACCTGCCGAGCCGGAAGAGACTGTTGTTGAAGAAGCTCCTGTTGAAGAGGTGTTGACCAGCGACGATGCGGAAACCATTAAACTAAGGCAACAGCAAGAGGCTAAACGCAAAGCGGAAGAAGAGGCTCAAAAAGCCAAGGCCGAAGCGGAGCGGATCGCCCGCGAAAAGAGAGAGGCCGAAGAACGGAAGCGCCAAGAACAAGAGGCCAAAAAGAAAAGTGTGGATGCCTTGATCGGCGGAATCGGAAAATCCGATGGTACGGCCACGGGCAGCGAAGGGGACGATGATCGTGCTGGAGACAAGGGCCAACCTGATGGTGATCCATATGCAACATCCTATTATGGTTCTCCCGGAACCGGAACCGGAGGGTATGGTTTAAGTGGTAGGGCATTGGCCGATAATGGTAAAGTTCGTCAAGAATGTAATGAAGAGGGGCGTGTGGTAGTTCGTATTGTGGTAGATAGGTCGGGTAAAGTAATCAAGGCCGAACCAGGTGTTAAGGGAACAACGAACAATGCTCCCTGCCTTTTGGAGCCTGCCCGTAAAACTGCAATGCTCCACCGTTGGAACCCGGATTCCAATGCACCTGCGCAACAAATAGGATTTGTGGTAGTCAATTTTAAATTAGGCCAATAG
- a CDS encoding LytR/AlgR family response regulator transcription factor has translation MKCIIIDDEPLAIDVLKEYCQKMDFIELEETFTNPLEAISVIKEKKIDLIFCDIEMPQINGIDFINSLDNTPLFIFTTAYSQYAVEGFNLNAIDYLVKPIPYHRFIKAISRAKEVLAYRKSPVSLNDNVFPSHGESKSTNPGYIFVKAEYESIKINLDDIEYIQGLKDYLKIHVRDTNKAILTLMSFKEILDKLPSHQFVRAHKSFVVNIGCIKTIQRNRIVINDMRIPIGESYKSTFLNNLGL, from the coding sequence ATGAAATGTATTATTATTGATGATGAGCCCTTGGCGATTGACGTTTTGAAAGAATATTGCCAAAAAATGGATTTTATTGAGCTGGAAGAAACCTTTACCAATCCATTGGAGGCCATCTCCGTTATCAAGGAAAAAAAGATCGATCTGATCTTTTGTGATATTGAAATGCCACAAATAAACGGAATAGATTTTATAAATTCACTGGACAACACCCCGCTGTTTATTTTTACCACAGCATATTCACAGTACGCCGTTGAAGGTTTCAATCTTAACGCAATCGATTATTTGGTAAAACCTATCCCCTACCATAGATTTATAAAAGCCATTTCAAGAGCAAAAGAAGTTTTGGCATACAGAAAATCTCCGGTTAGTTTAAACGACAATGTTTTTCCTTCCCACGGAGAATCCAAATCAACTAACCCCGGATATATTTTTGTAAAAGCGGAGTACGAGAGTATAAAAATAAATTTGGATGATATTGAGTACATTCAAGGATTAAAGGATTACCTAAAAATTCATGTGCGAGACACCAACAAAGCCATACTTACCTTAATGAGCTTTAAGGAAATCCTGGACAAACTTCCTTCCCATCAATTTGTGAGGGCACACAAATCGTTTGTCGTCAACATAGGTTGCATTAAAACGATACAACGAAATCGAATTGTAATAAATGATATGAGAATTCCTATCGGGGAAAGCTATAAGTCCACTTTTTTGAACAATTTGGGACTGTAA
- a CDS encoding acyl-CoA dehydrogenase encodes MDFTLSEEQLMIQQAARDFAQNELLPGVIERDEAQKFPSELVRKMGELGFLGMMVNEKYGGSGLDTLSYVLAMEELSKIDASASVMVSVNNSLVCWGLETYGTEEQKEKYLTKLASGEIIGAFCLSEPEAGSDATSQKTTALDKGDHYLLNGTKNWITNGSQAEVYLVIAQTDREKGHRGINALIVEKGAEGFDIGPKENKLGIRGSDTHSLMFNDVKVPKENRIGEDGFGFKFAMKTLAGGRIGIAAQALGIAAGAYELALKYSKERKAFGTEISNHQAIAFKLADMHTKIQAARHLVYQAACDKDTGNDYTLSGAMAKLYASEVAMETAVEAVQIYGGNGFVKEYHVERLMRDAKITQIYEGTSEIQKIVISRSILKD; translated from the coding sequence ATGGATTTCACACTTTCCGAAGAACAGTTGATGATACAACAGGCGGCAAGAGATTTTGCCCAGAATGAGCTCTTACCCGGAGTTATTGAGCGCGATGAGGCCCAAAAATTTCCAAGCGAACTAGTAAGAAAAATGGGGGAACTTGGATTTCTGGGAATGATGGTCAACGAAAAATATGGAGGAAGCGGACTGGACACCTTATCCTACGTATTGGCAATGGAAGAACTATCCAAAATCGATGCTTCTGCTTCGGTAATGGTATCTGTAAACAATTCTTTGGTCTGCTGGGGCCTGGAAACCTATGGAACAGAAGAGCAGAAGGAAAAATACCTCACCAAATTGGCATCCGGTGAAATTATCGGTGCATTTTGCCTGTCCGAACCAGAAGCGGGTAGCGATGCCACTTCACAAAAAACAACGGCATTGGACAAAGGTGATCACTACCTATTAAATGGAACCAAAAACTGGATCACAAACGGGAGCCAGGCCGAAGTGTACTTGGTTATCGCGCAAACCGACAGAGAGAAAGGGCACCGTGGGATAAACGCATTGATTGTTGAAAAAGGAGCCGAAGGCTTCGATATTGGACCCAAAGAAAATAAACTTGGTATTCGCGGAAGCGACACCCACTCCTTAATGTTCAATGATGTTAAAGTCCCAAAAGAAAACCGTATAGGCGAAGATGGCTTTGGGTTTAAGTTTGCCATGAAGACGTTGGCCGGTGGAAGAATAGGTATTGCGGCCCAAGCCTTGGGAATAGCAGCCGGAGCATACGAATTGGCATTAAAATATTCCAAGGAACGAAAAGCTTTTGGAACGGAAATTTCCAACCACCAAGCAATTGCATTCAAGTTGGCGGATATGCACACTAAAATACAAGCAGCGCGCCACTTGGTGTACCAAGCCGCCTGCGATAAGGATACCGGCAATGATTACACCTTGTCCGGAGCCATGGCCAAACTATACGCTTCAGAAGTTGCTATGGAAACAGCCGTAGAAGCCGTACAAATCTATGGAGGCAATGGCTTTGTGAAAGAATATCATGTAGAACGATTAATGCGGGACGCCAAAATAACACAGATTTACGAAGGTACTTCCGAAATTCAAAAAATTGTTATTTCCAGAAGTATTTTAAAAGATTGA
- a CDS encoding sensor histidine kinase — MIYLITCISLIVVAGLVVHLGFTPRPNNPPFFPRPDINQSLPLRGPGRPWRFMGHIFTLINLSAPIIVSGLLRLYIEWRKNEDLRKKVENEKVSSELQFLKTQLNPHFLFNSLNAIYSLSVKNSNRTSDAIISLSELMRYMLYEADNDMVPLNKELEYIKNYVQLQRLRLSDSANVKLKISGEDKGKKVPPLLFISFIENAFKYGTDFKGRTYVNIILLIEEKTIHFKVENKIGAHRGHNKNSGVGLENIKNRLKLLYPNSHELKITNTGEMYLVDLILQL; from the coding sequence TTGATCTATCTAATAACGTGCATATCTTTAATCGTAGTGGCCGGTCTGGTCGTGCACTTGGGTTTTACGCCTAGACCGAACAACCCACCATTTTTCCCTAGACCGGATATAAATCAATCTTTGCCCCTAAGAGGTCCTGGACGACCATGGAGATTTATGGGACACATCTTTACCTTGATCAATTTAAGCGCACCGATCATAGTTAGCGGGTTACTGCGCCTATATATAGAATGGAGAAAGAACGAAGATTTGAGAAAAAAAGTGGAAAATGAAAAAGTAAGCTCGGAACTTCAATTTTTGAAGACCCAGTTAAATCCCCACTTTTTGTTCAACTCCCTAAATGCCATTTACTCCCTTTCGGTAAAAAACTCAAATAGGACATCCGATGCAATAATTTCCCTTTCCGAATTGATGAGGTACATGCTGTATGAAGCGGATAACGATATGGTTCCGCTGAACAAGGAATTGGAGTATATCAAGAACTATGTACAGTTACAAAGATTAAGACTATCGGACAGTGCCAATGTTAAGCTGAAAATATCAGGTGAGGACAAAGGCAAAAAAGTTCCCCCATTATTATTTATATCATTTATTGAAAATGCATTTAAATATGGGACCGACTTTAAAGGTAGAACCTATGTAAACATTATTCTTCTCATTGAAGAAAAAACAATCCATTTTAAGGTAGAAAACAAAATAGGTGCACATAGAGGACACAACAAAAACTCTGGTGTTGGATTGGAGAACATTAAGAACCGTTTAAAATTGTTGTATCCAAACTCCCACGAGCTTAAAATAACCAATACTGGAGAAATGTATTTGGTAGATTTAATATTGCAGCTGTAA
- a CDS encoding MotA/TolQ/ExbB proton channel family protein: MNIFQEVTEGTEAAASISEEKTLSVIDLIVNGGTGSIIIIMVLFVLLFVAMYIYFERIFAIKAASKIDKNFMNQIRDHVMNGKLEAAKLLCAQTDSPVARLTEKGVSRIGKPLDDINTAIENAGTLEVYKLEKNVSVLATVAGAAPMIGFLGTVIGMILAFHEMASSGGQAEMGSLASGIYTAMTTTVAGLVVGIIAYIGYNHLVNRTDKVVHQMEANAVEFLDLLNEPI, from the coding sequence ATGAATATTTTTCAAGAAGTAACGGAAGGCACTGAGGCAGCTGCTTCAATTTCCGAGGAAAAGACCTTGTCCGTAATCGATCTTATTGTAAATGGAGGCACAGGAAGCATCATAATTATTATGGTCCTTTTTGTGCTTCTTTTTGTAGCTATGTACATTTATTTTGAACGCATCTTTGCCATTAAGGCAGCGTCCAAAATAGATAAGAACTTCATGAACCAGATTCGCGACCACGTGATGAATGGTAAATTGGAGGCCGCAAAACTATTATGTGCCCAAACGGATTCTCCAGTGGCCCGCCTTACGGAAAAAGGTGTGTCCCGCATTGGAAAACCATTGGACGACATTAATACGGCCATAGAAAATGCTGGCACACTGGAGGTGTACAAGTTGGAAAAGAATGTTAGCGTGTTGGCCACAGTGGCCGGAGCGGCACCAATGATCGGATTTTTGGGAACTGTAATCGGTATGATTTTGGCTTTCCACGAAATGGCAAGTAGTGGCGGGCAGGCCGAAATGGGTTCCTTGGCATCGGGCATCTATACTGCAATGACCACTACGGTGGCCGGTCTTGTTGTTGGTATTATAGCTTACATCGGGTATAACCACCTTGTGAACAGGACAGATAAGGTTGTTCATCAGATGGAGGCCAATGCGGTAGAGTTCTTGGACCTTTTGAACGAACCTATATAA
- a CDS encoding bifunctional folylpolyglutamate synthase/dihydrofolate synthase yields the protein MTYKETLDWMFAQLPMYQQRGAAAMNAKLDNIIHFCSVLGHPEKKFKSIHVAGTNGKGSSSHMLASILQEAGYKVGLYTSPHLKDFRERIKINGEVTSEEFVKGFISRHQPFLEYHKLSFFEMTVGMAFDYFAQEQVEIAIVEVGLGGRLDSTNIITPEVSLITNIGMDHTQFLGDTLEKIALEKAGIIKPNVPVVISETQPETKMIFTLIAHQLKCNIVFADSVPNEGYETDLLGEYQQKNINGVVTTIRQLKGFDVPEHAIVVGLKKVVVNTGLLGRWQVLQEDPMVVCDTAHNKEGLSLVLQQIKKQTYKQLHVVLGFVNDKDVKSVLGLFPKDAKYYFVRPSIPRGMDVGVLFELATEQGLTGEKFASVEEGRQKALQMAEVQDMVYIGGSTFVVAEVV from the coding sequence GTGACTTATAAAGAAACGTTGGACTGGATGTTCGCCCAGCTTCCGATGTACCAGCAGAGAGGTGCTGCGGCCATGAACGCAAAATTGGATAACATAATCCACTTTTGTAGTGTACTGGGCCATCCCGAAAAAAAATTTAAAAGTATACATGTTGCCGGGACCAATGGTAAAGGTTCCAGTAGCCATATGTTGGCTTCAATACTACAGGAAGCTGGGTATAAAGTAGGACTTTATACATCCCCTCATCTTAAAGATTTTCGAGAGCGCATCAAAATAAATGGAGAGGTTACAAGTGAGGAATTTGTAAAAGGATTTATCTCACGGCACCAACCTTTTTTGGAATATCACAAACTCTCTTTTTTTGAAATGACAGTGGGTATGGCTTTTGATTACTTTGCCCAAGAACAAGTTGAGATTGCTATTGTTGAGGTTGGGTTGGGCGGTAGGTTGGATTCTACCAATATCATTACACCCGAAGTGTCCTTGATTACTAATATAGGTATGGATCATACCCAATTTTTGGGCGATACTTTGGAAAAGATAGCCTTGGAAAAGGCGGGTATCATTAAACCAAATGTGCCAGTGGTAATTAGTGAGACGCAACCAGAAACGAAAATGATTTTCACCCTTATTGCCCATCAGCTAAAATGCAACATCGTTTTTGCCGATTCCGTGCCCAATGAGGGATATGAAACCGATCTGCTCGGTGAATATCAACAAAAGAATATCAATGGGGTTGTAACAACCATTCGCCAATTGAAAGGTTTTGATGTCCCGGAACATGCAATAGTTGTTGGTCTTAAAAAAGTGGTGGTGAATACAGGACTTTTAGGTAGATGGCAGGTTTTACAGGAAGACCCAATGGTGGTTTGCGATACTGCGCATAACAAGGAAGGACTAAGTTTGGTGCTCCAACAAATCAAAAAACAAACCTATAAACAGCTTCATGTTGTTCTTGGTTTTGTGAACGATAAGGATGTGAAATCTGTATTGGGGCTATTTCCAAAGGATGCCAAGTACTATTTTGTAAGGCCCTCCATACCAAGAGGAATGGATGTAGGGGTTCTTTTCGAATTGGCAACTGAACAAGGGCTAACAGGTGAAAAATTTGCATCTGTAGAAGAGGGGCGCCAAAAGGCCTTGCAAATGGCCGAGGTGCAAGATATGGTATATATAGGGGGCAGTACCTTTGTGGTTGCAGAGGTAGTTTAG
- a CDS encoding ExbD/TolR family protein: MKLKGRNKISPEFSMSSMTDIVFLLLVFFMLTSNAPNALDLLLPKAKGKSTNTQNVSVTIDKDLKYFVNNEQINKEYIEIELKKALEGQEKPTIILRAEENVAIKEAVNVMDIANRNSYKVILAVRPK; encoded by the coding sequence ATGAAACTGAAGGGAAGAAACAAAATTAGCCCTGAATTCAGCATGTCATCCATGACGGACATTGTGTTCCTGTTATTGGTGTTCTTTATGCTGACTTCCAATGCACCCAATGCATTGGATTTGCTATTGCCAAAGGCGAAGGGAAAATCGACGAACACTCAGAATGTTTCTGTTACCATTGATAAGGACCTGAAATATTTTGTAAACAACGAGCAAATCAACAAGGAATACATTGAAATTGAATTAAAAAAAGCACTAGAAGGTCAAGAAAAGCCAACAATTATCCTAAGGGCAGAAGAAAACGTCGCCATAAAAGAGGCGGTCAACGTTATGGACATTGCCAATAGGAACAGTTATAAGGTTATCTTGGCGGTGCGGCCTAAATAA
- the nhaD gene encoding sodium:proton antiporter NhaD: METLLVVIFVIGYLAITLEHNLKIDKLIPALAMMAILWAMMAFGIDGFNTWFDSGNHALLENFGAFGHEEKMELMEETLLHHLGKTAEILVFLIGAMTIVEIIDYFDGFSTIKSFVKTRSKKKILWIFSFLAFILSAIIDNLTATIVLISILQKIVKDREVRLWYAGLIIIAANAGGAWSPIGDVTTTMLWIGDKVSTAMLIEHLLIPSLVCMLIPSFIASFLPAFKGEIEMEEDTGAKSKFGPTMLYLGLAAIVFVPIFKTLTHLPPYVGMMLSLAVVATFAEIYSNSKIAISSVDHESDAAAHHSPVHSALTKIELPSILFFLGILMAVAALESLGLLFNFAEGLKQGMPLLGTEMAGTQVSDLVVILLGIGSAIIDNVPLVAASLGMFSEPMDDQLWHFIAYSAGTGGSMLIIGSAAGVVAMGMEKIDFFWYLKKISWLAFVGFIAGAICYMFMRYLF, translated from the coding sequence ATGGAAACCCTTTTAGTTGTCATTTTTGTAATTGGATATTTGGCAATTACCCTAGAACATAATTTAAAAATAGATAAACTTATTCCGGCTTTGGCGATGATGGCCATTTTATGGGCCATGATGGCTTTTGGTATCGATGGTTTCAACACTTGGTTCGATTCCGGAAACCATGCTTTGCTCGAAAATTTCGGTGCTTTTGGCCACGAAGAGAAAATGGAGCTCATGGAGGAGACCTTGTTGCACCATCTTGGCAAGACCGCAGAAATATTGGTATTCCTTATCGGTGCAATGACCATTGTGGAAATTATTGATTATTTTGATGGCTTCTCCACCATAAAATCTTTTGTGAAAACAAGGAGCAAAAAGAAGATTCTTTGGATTTTCTCCTTCTTGGCGTTTATACTTTCTGCGATTATCGATAACCTTACCGCAACTATCGTATTAATTTCAATTCTTCAAAAAATAGTTAAGGACAGGGAAGTAAGACTTTGGTACGCGGGTCTGATCATTATTGCTGCAAACGCAGGTGGGGCATGGTCTCCAATTGGTGATGTTACCACGACCATGTTATGGATCGGGGACAAAGTTTCCACCGCAATGTTGATCGAACATTTGTTGATTCCCTCTTTGGTATGTATGCTTATCCCTTCTTTTATTGCATCCTTCCTTCCCGCTTTCAAGGGGGAGATCGAGATGGAAGAAGATACCGGGGCAAAATCAAAGTTTGGACCTACCATGCTGTACTTAGGTCTGGCAGCTATTGTTTTTGTTCCGATTTTTAAAACCCTTACCCATTTGCCACCGTATGTGGGGATGATGTTGTCCTTGGCCGTGGTAGCAACGTTTGCCGAAATTTACAGCAATTCCAAAATTGCTATTTCGTCTGTGGATCATGAAAGTGATGCGGCAGCACATCATAGCCCGGTACATAGTGCATTGACCAAAATCGAATTGCCGAGTATACTTTTCTTTCTTGGTATTTTAATGGCGGTGGCCGCTTTGGAATCCCTGGGTCTGCTTTTCAATTTTGCGGAAGGTCTTAAACAGGGCATGCCATTATTGGGAACTGAGATGGCAGGTACGCAAGTGTCGGATTTAGTGGTAATATTATTAGGTATAGGTTCTGCAATTATAGATAATGTACCGCTTGTTGCGGCAAGTTTGGGAATGTTCTCCGAGCCAATGGATGACCAGCTTTGGCATTTTATAGCTTACTCTGCCGGAACAGGTGGAAGTATGCTAATTATTGGCTCCGCTGCAGGGGTTGTGGCCATGGGAATGGAGAAAATAGATTTCTTCTGGTATCTTAAGAAAATATCTTGGTTGGCCTTTGTTGGATTTATCGCCGGAGCAATTTGTTACATGTTTATGCGATATTTGTTCTAA